GACACTGCGGAGGCGGTTCACTCTGTTTCCGAGGATCTCGAAAATAGGATCAAGGAGCGGATGGAGAGGGTTAAGAGAGTTATCATCCACGTCGAACCCGAGTAACTGTGCCGGTCTGCCATCAGGCGTATACCTTCGTTGCCCTTCGGCCTGTTCCACCTCGACGTACTTCAGTACGCCTTCGGTGGCCCACGCCTCGGAGCGCCTCGGTCTACATCCTGAATCCAAATCAGCATAATCTACTCAATAAAATTGAACTTCTGTAACGGAGTGGTAGAATAGGCGAGCAGAGACAACAAAACTACGCCTGAAATAGTGGAGGTGTTCTGTGAGTATGCCGATTTTTCATTGAGTGGTGAGATCGCGATCGTCACTGGTGCAAGGCGCGGAATAGGGAGGGCTATCGCCCTGGCCTTTGCAGGCGCGGGAGCCGACGTGGCTGTCTGTGATCTAGTAGCTGATGATGGACAGCTCGCAGCCGTGGCCGATGAGATAAAAAAAATGGGTCGCCGCTCTCTGACCGTTAAGGTCGACACGACAAAGCGAGCGGAAGTAGAGGCTATGGCAAAGACCGTTGCAGACCAGATGGGGCCGGTCAGTATACTTGCAAACAACGCCGGCATTCTTATCCGGTCGTCCCTCCTTGATCTGCCGGAAGAAGATTGGGACAGGCTCATGGCTGTCGATCTCAAGAGCTACTATTTGTGTGCTCAGGCAGTGGGCCGGCGAATGGTCGAGCAGAAACGAGGGAAGATAATCAACACGGCCACACAGTTCTCGTTCCGCACCACTCCCGGTATGGGGCCTTATTCTGTGGCAAAAGCAGGGGTTGTGATGCTCACACGGGCCCTGGCGCAGGAACTGGGAAAGAGCGGCATAAGGGTCAATGCAATCGCACCTGGTCTCGTCAAGACAGACTTCAGCAGAGCGAGCTGGGAGAACAATCCGGAGTTCGTGAGGCAGTATTCAGACCAGATGCCCCTCGGCCGTCTAGGCGAAACCAGCGATATCGTCGGCGCCGCCCTGTTTCTGGCTTCCGATGCGTCCTCCTATGTGACGGGGCATACGATTCTCATAGACGGCGGCGCACTCGCCTGATCAGCATTCAGGGCCATTCGATAAGCTTCGCTTCTCCCGTTCGGGTGATCACGGCAGCCTTTGTCGTGCTCCCTTGATGGTGTCGATGACGTTGTTCTGCATCTTGCCGTCTTTTGTATCAGCCACGCACACGTATATGTCGGTGACGATCTGGCCCCGCTCGTCAAAGAAGATCGGGCCACGGGCGCTGTTCAGCTTCACCTTCGAGATAGCGGCCACAAATTTATCAGTATCGGAAATGTCGCCTTTCAGGCTATTGATAGCCGAGAGTAGAATCTTGGCAGCATCATAGGCGTTGTTTGATGGCAGTGCCGGATCCGCATTATACTTGGCACGGTAGGCTGCCACAAATTTCTTATTTTCCGGCGTGTCGATGGTAGCCACATACGCTGCGATGACGGTGTTGCCTTTGATGAGATGCTTTACGGAATCCATGATCACCTCTTCGGTAA
The genomic region above belongs to Syntrophorhabdales bacterium and contains:
- a CDS encoding glucose 1-dehydrogenase, coding for MEVFCEYADFSLSGEIAIVTGARRGIGRAIALAFAGAGADVAVCDLVADDGQLAAVADEIKKMGRRSLTVKVDTTKRAEVEAMAKTVADQMGPVSILANNAGILIRSSLLDLPEEDWDRLMAVDLKSYYLCAQAVGRRMVEQKRGKIINTATQFSFRTTPGMGPYSVAKAGVVMLTRALAQELGKSGIRVNAIAPGLVKTDFSRASWENNPEFVRQYSDQMPLGRLGETSDIVGAALFLASDASSYVTGHTILIDGGALA
- a CDS encoding ABC transporter substrate-binding protein; its protein translation is KRAFEGSKGQIVQEIFTPLNTPDYGPFLSQLKRNEIDAVYAWYAGADAIKFDSQYVDFGLKDKVPLTGFMGLTEEVIMDSVKHLIKGNTVIAAYVATIDTPENKKFVAAYRAKYNADPALPSNNAYDAAKILLSAINSLKGDISDTDKFVAAISKVKLNSARGPIFFDERGQIVTDIYVCVADTKDGKMQNNVIDTIKGARQRLP